Part of the Bacteroidales bacterium genome, GTTCTTGTGAATGATAGTAAATATAATTTTCTTTATTGTCGAATTCTGATATTATTCTTTGTTTGGGTAGTTTGCTTGTTTTTGTATTTAATATTCTTTCGTAAGAGCTCCACTGATAATTTGAATAATCGTCTCGTAAACCGTGATGAACAGGATTATAATGAATATAATAAATTAAATAACGATAATACTCTTCGCTGTTTATTGATTTTCGTTTAAAAGGTTTTTCAAATAAACTACCTCTACGATTTTCTTGTTTATTTATAGATTTTGAATATGATATAAAAAAATACGAAAATTGTTTGCTTAATATTTTGCTTAAATTTTCATCTGTCTCTATATTAAATCTGCCAGATTTGTAGGTTTGGGTAAGATTTGTATATTCTAAATCTGCCAGATTTTGTAAATCTGGCAGATTTTTAAGTAATTTTTTATATTTTTCTTTTTTAAAAATTGTTTTTATTATTTCTTTATCACTTTTTATTTCTACAAGTAAATGGAAATGATTGGGTAACAAACAAAAAGCATGAACAATAAGAAAATCAGATAAATACTCATCAAATTTTTTAAAAAAATATTCGTAATTGCTTTTTTTATAAAACAGATTATCACCGTTGTTACCCCTATTGTAAATATGATAATATTTTTCGGTTTGTAGTGCTTCTGTGTATTTTGTTTGCATATTTATAACAATAAATACCGAAATTAATAATTCTATTCTATAAATTTGCTTTAATCGGCTTTAAATCTGCCAGATTTTTAAAATCTGGCAGATTTGTATAGCAAGACAGATTTTTTAAACAAAAAAATGCTTACTCAAATAAATGAACAAGCATTTCTGTCTAAAGCGGGGTGCACAGCCCACCATCTTGATTATAGCATATATGTCAAATTATAATTGCATATTGTGCCTATACACTTTTAACATGCTTCAATGCATACTTAGTTCTTAACACACCTAACAGACCAACCTCCTTTCTTACCCCCACTGTGTTGCCAGCCACGATGCACTTTACTCTGATCGTGTTCTACAATGCGTGACCATCCATAACTAGCGTTATACTCAGTTGAACTCCAAAATTGGGCACCATTACCTAGACCACCGAAATTATCAACATCATTTGCACCACCAGGTAGTGCAGTAAAACCACTTTCATTTGTTCCTAAAGTATTATCTGAATAATATTCCCAATGACTTGTTCCTTCTTCTTTTAATTTATTCCCTTCATCTGTGCCACGCCATCCTTGTGTTGTATAATCATACGGAAAATCTGTATCACAGGTACTGCTTGTACAAACTGCTCTTTCTAAAGTTGTCCATTCATAATGGGTTGGTATATGCCAGCCAGTTGGGCAAATGCCCTGTGTTGTGCCAATTGTTCCGTTATCAGAAGAATTATACTGCATAATTTCATTCCATTGGTATAAAGCACCATAAATATCGCAATTGCTTGTTAAATCATTATAACAATACTTTTCTATTATTGCATTATTAGTTTGGTCATTTATACCGTCAATTCTCGTTCCAATATTCAAATTCTCAGCCATCCAACATTGATTACCAATTTGAACAGTATTGTATGTTTGACCATCTCTTGAATCTGTAAATGGATTGCCGCAAGAAAAAGGAGATACATTAATTGTTTGAATTGTTTCACCAATTTCTCCTCCTGTATCTTCTACTTTCAGCTTTACCAAATAAGTTTTTTCTGTACCATACTGGTGCGTTTCACTGGTATTTGAAGAGTTCACAACATCCCATGTACCGTCATTTTCCCAGTCCCAGCTAAACAATAGTTCAGAAATATCGTCTTCGTAATCGCTACTGCCAGAGGCGTCAAATGAAAATACAGTAGCAGTGGTACCGCTTGTAGGCGTAACTATGAAAGAAGCAGTTGGAGGTACATTTTCAAATTGCCCGTTATCTTCAAAAATAATAGTTTCCCAATTAGTTAAAGTATTTTCCCAGTTAGTTATAGTATAACCAAAAGCAGAAACTTCAAATCCAAGGTTGCCGTCAAAACCTCCTGCTAACTCATATTGCCAGTTTGGTATGTTAATTTCTCCATCAAAACGCAAATATGGTTCAAGTTCAAAATAAGGTCCTGCAGAAATGAATTTTGCTGTATCTTTTATTGTAATGTCATTTCTACTAATATTTTTACCTGCATTTGAATTCTTAAAGGGGTCATAGCCAATAGTAATACTTAATCTTGGTGAAACATAAGCTCTTGCGTGTACATTAGCCGATAAGCCCCAATCGGTTGGGTATTGGGTATAACTACCATCACATTCCCAAATTCTTGTCCATTTAGGATTTGCATATTTATTGTAACTTGCTCCAAATTCAATACTTGTTGTTGCATCAAAACCTGAACTGATTATACCGTTTGTTTTTAGTTCGGTTTCGAAACCTGCTGCAAAAGATAAACCAATATACATAGGAGCAGGTCCTATCATTATTGGTCCAAAAGCAAATTGTGCAATTATTATTTCTTCTGAAAAAACTCCCTGATAATTGCCTTCAACTTCGAGTATCATATCAAGGTCAAGATTTCCTCCTGCCGAAAGAGAAAGATTTTTAACAGAAAGGGGTATTTTTTGTATTTCTAATTCACGGTTAAATATTGGTTCAAAATTAATACTGCCTTGTGTTATTTTTGCAGTAAGTGTATAATCACCAACATTTCCTGAATATAAAATACGATTGGTAAGGTCTATTCCGCTTCCTTTTGTTTTTAGTTTGACACCATCGGCAAGGTAAACAACTTTCATAGGTATAATTTTTCCATTATAATAAATATTGTTAGCAGAATCTAATAATAATTTAATAGAATCAATAATATTACATTCTTCAATAACATCGGTTAATTTTGCATCTTCTGTTTCGAGTGTTAAAGTACTTTTATTCTTGCTTATTCCTGTCACTTTACGTAAATATCCATAACCTTCTGTTCCAACAATAACAGAATTTATTTTTATGTCAGGTATTTCATCGTCAAATTCAATAACATAAATCCCGTTTTCTAATTGTGTACTGTCGCTAACTACTGTTGATGTACTATCTTCAATAATTACTGTTTCGCTACTCAAAGCAATTACACTAACTGATGCTGTATCAGAATATACGGGATTACAAGTTCCTTCGGTTATTTTTGCTCTGAAATAAGTTGTAGTATCACCAACAAAAAATAATGTATCATTATTTTCGTCAATAATATCTGACCATGCTGTAAAATCATAGGATTTTTGCCATTGAATATTACCACGATGCTCATTTGCTATGACTTTTATTGTATCGTCTGTGTATATTGTGGTGTCATTTCCATAATAAATACCC contains:
- a CDS encoding transposase, coding for MQTKYTEALQTEKYYHIYNRGNNGDNLFYKKSNYEYFFKKFDEYLSDFLIVHAFCLLPNHFHLLVEIKSDKEIIKTIFKKEKYKKLLKNLPDLQNLADLEYTNLTQTYKSGRFNIETDENLSKILSKQFSYFFISYSKSINKQENRRGSLFEKPFKRKSINSEEYYRYLIYYIHYNPVHHGLRDDYSNYQWSSYERILNTKTSKLPKQRIISEFDNKENYIYYHSQEHDAEKYKDIIID